The nucleotide window GCACTTCACGGTCCATATAGGTCATGACCCCTTCCGTCCAGGCCATGACCCTGCCTACAGGTATCCCGTTCCAGGCCACAAGATAAGTGAACTTCTTGTCGACGGGGAAAGGGGTCTCAACGCTGATATCTGAAAACGCCTGTTTCTCGGAGATCCCTTTGTGCCTGTTGATACCGCTTATACCACCGGTACTCACACAGCCCGCCAACAAGGCGACCACGAGCATATAAGTTATCAGTTGAAATCTTCTCATATTATGCTATATATTATAGTAGAAGGAACACCATATGCCAATCCATATGGCAGTTAAACAATGGATCCGCTGATAAACAGTATCACCAACAGAAGAAGTGTACGCGAGTTCAACGGCGACCCGGTAGAGCGGCATAAGCTACTACTTTGCGCGGAAGCCGGCCGGATCGCCCCCTCCGCCTGCAATTCCCAACCATGGAAGTTCGTCATAGTCGACGACCCGGCAAAAAAGAGCTCATTGGCCCGCGTGGCCTTTGCCGGCGCGTACGGAATGAACTCTTTCGCCGCCAGGGCCGGAGCTTTTATCGTGATCGTATCCGAACCCCTTAAGATGGCCGCGAGTATAGGGCAATTGTTCAGGGGAACAGATTTCAGGCTTATGGACACCGGCATAGCCTGTGCCCACATAACGCTACAGGCCACGGAACTCGGGATAGATTCCTGCATATTGGGATGGTTCGACGAAAAAAAGACAAAAAAGATATTGCACATTCCCCCCACACGGAACGTACCCCTCATGATCGCGCTTG belongs to Candidatus Omnitrophota bacterium and includes:
- a CDS encoding nitroreductase family protein; translation: MDPLINSITNRRSVREFNGDPVERHKLLLCAEAGRIAPSACNSQPWKFVIVDDPAKKSSLARVAFAGAYGMNSFAARAGAFIVIVSEPLKMAASIGQLFRGTDFRLMDTGIACAHITLQATELGIDSCILGWFDEKKTKKILHIPPTRNVPLMIALGYGVTGPRGERSLKPREDTMSLNTYK